The Mucilaginibacter sp. PAMB04168 genome contains the following window.
ATCGCCGTAGTGCTTAATGGTTAATTTTGCTTTGCCGTTATCTGCAATCACTATCCTAAACAGCATGTCATAGTGTCATCCGTCAGTGTCTCAAAAGGCACGGTAGCTTGTAAGGCTTTAGCAAGCGGTATAAGCGTATTGGAATGACCTACAATCAATATTTCTTTTCCTTTATTTTCCTCAATTAATTTAGTGGCCAGCGTGTTCGCCTCACGTGGATCATATGTAGCAGGCGTTAGCTTCAAACCGGCAGCCAGCGGCGCAACCGTTGCCAGCGTACGTTTGTAGTTGGTGCTGTAAATAGCGTTTATTTTTTTGCCTTTTAAAACACCGGCCAAATCTGCCGCACGTTTAATACCAAGTTCAGACAATTCAGGGTCCGATGCCGACATCATACTGGCGCTTGCTGCTTGTTTTTCGGCATGCCGAACCAGCCAAATGGTAGTTTGTTGTGCAAAGGCACCAAAATTGCTTAAGCATACCAGGGCAAGTGCCAGTAACCAGATCTTTTTATACATGTGCTGTTGCAGTATTACTTGGTTTAAAACAAATAAGCACAAAAAAAATTTATTAAAAAAACGTTTCGCTCATCTATGAAAATATTTAACAAGACCTATCTTAAAAGCTTATGGAAGGTACTCATGGCTACTTTTTCCGGCTTCTCGAATGATAACGGATTAAAATTAAGCGCCTCTTTAGCTTATTATACTATTTTTTCCATTGCGCCATTACTCATCCTGATACTTTCACTAGCGGGTATATTTTTAGGTCCTGATGCCGCATCGGCTAAACTATACGCACAGATTGACCAATATGTAGGCAAGGAAGCGGCGAAGCAAATACAGGATGTAGTAAAAAACCTCCAGTTTTCTGGTAAGTCGGGCGTGGCCCTAGCGTCTGGAATTGTAACTTTATTGCTGGGTGCCAGCAGTATTTTTCTCGAAATACAAGATTCGCTCAATACCATTTGGCGCGTAAAGGCCAAGCCTAAAAAAGGATGGTTAAAAATGCTCCAAAACAGGTTTCTGTCCTTTTCGCTCATTGTAAGCTTAGGCTTTTTGCTGCTAGTTTCATTAATGGTAAATGTTATTGTAAATGCAGTTAGTGACCGGGTTAGCCGGTTTTTACCTGATATTACCGAACGCCTAATTGAGATCGTAAACTTGGGAATATCTTTCTTGGTTATTGCTACGCTGTTCGGTATCATTTTCAAATTTTTACCTGATGTTAAAATTAAGTTTAAAGACGTGCGTTCGGGAGCCTTCTTTACGGCTATTTTGTTCATGATTGGTCAGTTCATTATCAGCCTGTATTTAAAGTATTCGGCACAAGGTTCGGCTTATGGTGCCGCCGGCTCCATTATCGTATTATTGGTATGGATTTACTATACCGCTGCCATTTTATACATAGGCGCCGAGTTTACGCAGGTTTATGCGGAGGCCAATTGCAGCCATATTGAGCCGGCCGATTATGCGGTGCATATTCAGCAAACAGAAACAGAGCGCGAAGTAGATAAGTTACCACCTCAAAACCCAGAGCTTAAAGGGCAGTTAAAAACCGATGGTTAGGTTATAAGGGCTCAAGGATCAAAACAACAAGGCAGATGTATACGCGTCTGCCTTTTTTTATGCCCTTATACCGGCAATTTGGCTCTTTTATGAAGCAGCTTATTTCGTTTGATTGTACAGTTAAAGGTTTCATTTTAAATAAGCTAAGTTGTAACTTTACACTACCAATTATACTTAAGTGAAAAAGGTGCTTCATATTTGCAAGTGCCTGTTTTTAGTTGTTTTTGTACTATGCCAGGCTGTTGTTGTAAAGGCGCAGTACTTTGACCTGGTCAATAACAAAAAGCAGGTAAAGCTCCGTTTTAGGATGGTGCGTGATATGATTATTGTGCCGGTTACCATCAACAGTAAAGGACCATTCAATTTTGTTTTAGATTCAGGGGTTGGTTTAATGATTATTACCGACCCCACCTTGGTTGATTCTATTAATATTTACGCCAAACGCACCATTAAACTTTATGGCAGCGGTAACGCCGATGTTTTTGAAGCTTATGCTACATCGCCTTTAGATATTATGCTGGACGGTAAAATAAAAAGCTACGATGTATCTGCAGCTATCTTAAAACAAGACCATTTTGGTTTGTCTAATTACGCAGGCATGCCCATACACGGCTTATTAGGGTATGAATTCTTTTCGCAGCTGGCTGTGAAAATTAATTTTTCAGACAGCACTATAACAGCCGGCACGAGCGGCCGGTTTAAACCGCTCCGGAAAGGCATACAGCTGCCCATAAGTATTGAGGAACGCAAACCTTACCTGAAAACTACAGTTACTTTGCCTGATGGATGCCCGGTTGAAAACAAATTTGTAGTTGATTTAGGTGCTGGTCATCCCCTATCGCTCGAAAATTTGCAAATGAACAAGGCCTACTTTCAGAAAGCCATTGTAGCCAATCTGGGTGTTGGCTTAACAGGCCCCATAAATGGCTATATAAGTAGGGTAAATGAGGTAAACTTAGGCAAATACAAGTTCAACAATGTAATTACGTCTTTCCCCGATTCAAACTTACATGTAAGCTACATTGTACCGCGCGATGGCAATATTGGATTGGGAATATTGAAGAAGTTTTTGCTGGTATTGGATTATCAGAAAGGTATAATGTACTTGAAGCCCAATTACAAGTTTAAAGAACCGTTTGAACATGATATGAGCGGCATGGAATACTATGCCACAGGTGCCGACTTCAAACGTATATTAATAAGCCGGGTGGAGCCCGGATCGGCAGCCGACGAGGCTGGCATAACTGCTAATGATGAAATTACCGCGATAAACTTCAAAGCAGTTACAAAAATGAATATGATTGATATAGACAACCTGTTCAAGTCGAGAGAAAAACGAAACATTTTAGTAGAAATCTCCCGCGACAAAAAGGTGGAAACCGTAATTCTTACCTTAAAACGGCGGATATAAGGTGGCGCGCTTACCTATCTAATAAGCACGCTAACTATAAGCCTCATACATCATTATTTAAGCTGACTGATATTTTCAAAAAATGCAGTTTGCAAGTCAAGCAGCGATCGTACTTTCAATGTTTCTCCATAGGGATCAAAACAGATATACCTGGACTTTTCAGGCTCACTGGTCTTCTTCTTTTCCAAAAAATTAAAGGTCTCAAAAAAATAGTGATTGGTTGTTACTTTACTTTTTTCATTGGTCTCTGTTGAATTAAGTGTAAAGCCCATAAGCGTTGTCCAGTCATGTACTTTAGATTGGAGGTTGGCGCGCATTGTGTTCATAGGTATACGTGTTGATTTGTTTTAAGACTAAACAGTTGATGTAACTTTTAATTAAAAACGGGTCGACTCAAGATCCCAAAACAGGTTACTTCAAACCGCGGCAAGTTCCCGCACAATTCATGCCATAAATCACAGAAGCGTTTGATTATCAATTTTATACTTAAGTCCTTAATCCAATTAATTTTAAGCATTGCTTATTGTGTACAATGAGTAGTAATATACATACAAATTGTTCTGCACAATACGCAACCTATTGATAATCAACGGCAATGATATAATCTAAAATATAGAACGTTGCTTCATATAGTGATTTTAACCGAACTATTTGGCTGTTAATTATTGGTTAATCAAAAAAGCCTTGTAATTTATAAAAAGAAGTTTACGTGAAGTCAGAAGGTCTGTTAGCAAAACATCATCATGTAACAATCCTATGATTGTTAGTTATTTAACTAAAAGAAATTGAACTTTTGTAGTCCGATACTGTAATAGGTTTAATAATTACTGATAACACAAGTCTGCAACACCTTTATGAAACGTTTTTACGCCCTACTAGCCTTATTATTAGGCTTGGCCACCTACACTTACGCCCAAACCGGACGCGAAGTACACGGTATGGTGGTTGACTCTACAAAGCAATCCTTACCGGGCAGTACTATCAAACTAACTTCCGAGCTTACTGATAATGCAACTACGATTGCCGATGCTACGGGTAAATTCTCATTCAATAACATAAAGGGTAATAAACTTACCCTAACTATAAGCTCAATAGGCTTCGAAGGTGTAATTAAACACTTCACACTGCCAGCCGACGGGAAAGCTGCTGATGTAGGCTCCATTACGCTAAAAGCAGAAGCACGCCAGTTGGGGGTGGTTACTGTAGTGGGTACCAATCCCGTTACTTTGAAAGAAGATACGGTTGAGTACCGGGCCAGCGCTTACAAGGTGCGCGCCAACTCGCCGGTTGAAGATCAGTTGAAAAGAATACCGGGTGTTGATGTTGATGCACAGGGCAACGTAAGCGCACAAGGAAAACAAATTACCAAAGTGCGTATTAACGGTAAAGACTTTTTTGGGGGCGACGTGCAAACAGCAACCAAAAACTTACCTGCCGATTTAGTGGACAGCTACCAGATTGTAGACGATTATGGCGACCAGGCTAATGTTACCGGTATTAAAACCGGCGAGCCTAACAAGATACTGAACATTACCATTCGTAAAGATAAAAACTACGGCTATTTTGGCCAGGCAACAGCAGGTGAAGGAAATGATGCATTACCTAAAAACCCGGGCGTTAGTAACGATAACCGTTATGTTGGCTTGTTAAACATATTTAAGTTTAACAATGACCAGCAAATAGCCGTTTTAGGTAACTTAAATAACACCAACGTAAACACTTTCTCTTTCGGTAGTGCTACCGGCGGCGGTGGTGGTGGTGGCGGCAACCGTGGCGGCGGTTTTGGCGGCGGCGGTGGCGGTCGTGGCAATGCGGGGCGGGGCAGCAGCGGCCAAACCAGCAACCAACCAGGCATTAATAATACCAAAACCATTGGTACCAATTTCCGGGATCA
Protein-coding sequences here:
- a CDS encoding phosphoglycerate mutase family protein, with protein sequence MYKKIWLLALALVCLSNFGAFAQQTTIWLVRHAEKQAASASMMSASDPELSELGIKRAADLAGVLKGKKINAIYSTNYKRTLATVAPLAAGLKLTPATYDPREANTLATKLIEENKGKEILIVGHSNTLIPLAKALQATVPFETLTDDTMTCCLG
- a CDS encoding YihY/virulence factor BrkB family protein translates to MKIFNKTYLKSLWKVLMATFSGFSNDNGLKLSASLAYYTIFSIAPLLILILSLAGIFLGPDAASAKLYAQIDQYVGKEAAKQIQDVVKNLQFSGKSGVALASGIVTLLLGASSIFLEIQDSLNTIWRVKAKPKKGWLKMLQNRFLSFSLIVSLGFLLLVSLMVNVIVNAVSDRVSRFLPDITERLIEIVNLGISFLVIATLFGIIFKFLPDVKIKFKDVRSGAFFTAILFMIGQFIISLYLKYSAQGSAYGAAGSIIVLLVWIYYTAAILYIGAEFTQVYAEANCSHIEPADYAVHIQQTETEREVDKLPPQNPELKGQLKTDG
- a CDS encoding PDZ domain-containing protein produces the protein MKKVLHICKCLFLVVFVLCQAVVVKAQYFDLVNNKKQVKLRFRMVRDMIIVPVTINSKGPFNFVLDSGVGLMIITDPTLVDSINIYAKRTIKLYGSGNADVFEAYATSPLDIMLDGKIKSYDVSAAILKQDHFGLSNYAGMPIHGLLGYEFFSQLAVKINFSDSTITAGTSGRFKPLRKGIQLPISIEERKPYLKTTVTLPDGCPVENKFVVDLGAGHPLSLENLQMNKAYFQKAIVANLGVGLTGPINGYISRVNEVNLGKYKFNNVITSFPDSNLHVSYIVPRDGNIGLGILKKFLLVLDYQKGIMYLKPNYKFKEPFEHDMSGMEYYATGADFKRILISRVEPGSAADEAGITANDEITAINFKAVTKMNMIDIDNLFKSREKRNILVEISRDKKVETVILTLKRRI